The genomic region CGAATTCAAATTGAACTGATTGATAATTGTTCTACTAACCCTGAGATTGAATTTCTGATTCAGCGATTAGCTAAACAGCACAGAATTTCTGTTTACAGACAGCCTCAGACCGTCAGCATGGTTGAAAATCTCAACACTTGCATTCGTCGCGCTCATGGTCATTTAATTCATATTCTGCACGATGATGATATTGTTTTACCAGGATTTTATCAGTCTTTAGAAGCAGCATTTACCCAAGAACCAAGTATAGGTGCGGCGTATTGTCGGCACGGACACATTGACGAGAACAATCGGCAGCAAAATTATTTATCTTCATTAGAAAGAAGTACCTCTGGTATAATTCATAACTTCCTAAAACGCATTGCAGTATACTCGCTTGTCGATCCACCAGCGATGGTAGTTAAGCGCAGTGTTTACGAACACTTGGGTGGCTTTCGTCCAGAATTGTATGGTGCTTGCGACCACGAAATGTGGCGGAGAATTGCTGCACACTACCCTATTTGGTTCGAGCCACAAGTACTAGCTTGTTTTCGCGTCCACTCTAGGTCTCAGACTTCTGCCTTTGTGAGAACGGGAAAAAACATTGTCAATATGCGTCAGAGTATTGAAACTACCCGCTCGTATTTACCAAAATCCACAGCCGAGCGCATAGCAAAACGAGCGATGGAAGAATGCGCCTTATATGCTTTAAGAAATGCTTTCAGAGTGCTTAGTAGAGGCGATCTAACCGCTACAAAAGCTCAAATTCGAGAAGCTCTCAAGTGTAGTTACTCCTTAAAAGTCATAGCTGCACTATTCCTAGTGCCTTTCTTAGCTGTAGCTAGTAGCCTCAAGCGATATTTGGAGCGGAATAGGGAGTAGGGAGCAGTTATCAGTGACTCCTGACCAGTGACCAGTGAAGAAAGGGTGTGGGGTGTGGGGATTTTGGATATTGAATTGATTTTCCCCTCTGCTCCTCTGCTCCCTGCTCCCTGCTGCCTACTCCCTGTTCCCTAGTTATAGCCGCGCCACACGCCTAAGAGAACGCCTTGCAGTTGGACTTGCTTGGCGGCGATCTCTATCGGCTTGTATTTAGGATTAGCGGGTTTGAGCGTCACGCGATCGCCACGAAGATAAAAGCGTTTTAAAGTCGTACCGTGTCCGTCTACCCTAGCTGCAACGATCGTGCCATTTTTTACCTGTTCTGGACTAGCAACTGGACGCATGATTGCGAGATCGCCTTCAGTAATTAAATCTTCAATCATGCTGTCACCAATCACCCGCAATGCAAAAGTTGCAGGTGGTAAAAATAGCTTTTCAAAATCTAGGTGTTCGACAGCATCGGTAAACGGTTCGACCAAACCGCCAGCTGCGATCGCACCTAGAACTGGGATACTTTGTTGGGGAGAATGGGATTGTAAAATGCGGATCGTTCGTGCTTTACCTTCCGTCCATTCAATGTATCCTTTGGCGCGTAAATGTTCCAATCGACTTTGCACGGGTGCAGGCGATTTCAAATTCATCGCTTGCATCATCTGGCGAATTGAAGGTGAATGCTGGTATTGCCGCACGTATTCTGCTAACCAGTCATATAGTTCTTGTTGAGCTACCGTTAGGGGTTCCATAGTTTAGTGTGTTTCAATCGCGATATAGACCTCTTAGAACAGTCGTACTACAAAATTGCCCCTAATGGCAAAAAAAAGTTTTTATTTGGTAATTGGTAATTGGTAATTGCTCCCCCAGCTCTCTTATCCCGACTCCCGACTCACTAAATTCCCAACAAACTAGCTAGTAAAGCTTTTTGAGCGTGCATTCGATTTTCAGCTTGATCCCAGACTTTGGAGTGAGAACCTTCTATGACATCAGTGGTTATTTCTTCGCCGCGATGGGCTGGGAGACAGTGTAAAACGATCGCCTCTGGATCGGCAAGACTTAACAATTGTTCGTTGACTTGGTAGGGTTGAAAGATTGGAATGCGGGAATTAGCTTCTGATTCTTGTCCCATGCTCGCCCAGACATCGGTATAAATGACGTGCGCTCCTTTAGCTGCTGCTTCTGGATCTTCTGTTACGGTAATTTCAGTTTCTGGTAAGGCGATCGCTTTGGCTTGCTCGACAACTTCTGTTAAAGGTTTAAAATCGGCAGGAGTAGCAATTCTGACATTCATACCTACCAAAGCACAGCCCAGCAGCAAAGAATGAGCGACATTGTTACCATCACCTACATAAGTCAAAGTTAGTCCCTTCAAGTTGCCAAAACATTCTTCTACCGTCAGCAAATCTGCCAAAATTTGACAAGGATGTTCGCGATCGGTGAGAGCGTTAATGACAGGAATTTTGGCATAATGGGCAAAAGTTTCGAGTTGTTGCTGCTCAAAAGTTCGAATCGATAGAATATCCAAATATCGATCTAAAACTCGTGCTGTATCTTCTACAGGTTCGCCACGGCTAACTTGGGTTGTTGTGGTGTTAAGATCGATTACCTGCCCCCCTAATTGATACATTGCTACAGTAAAGCTGACGCGAGTGCGGGTGGAAGCTTTGTAAAATAGTAATCCTAAAACTTTATTGCACTGAGGCTTTAGCTGTCCTGATTTTAACTGCGCTGCCAGTTGTAGCAATGCTGTCACTTCCTCTGAAGTTAAATCGGCAAGACTTAGTAAATCTCTTCCCTTCAACTCTGCCATGCTGCCTGTGGTGAATAAAGAACAGTGAGTAAGAAGCTGTCATAAACAAAATTTGACACAGCCTACCTCGTTTCGATTTTTCGCTGTGCCAAAAAAGTACTGATTCTTTAGAAAGTAGCAGATTTTTGGCAGATAGAACAGTTGATTCTTAAGTTCGTGTGGGAAATAGACGACTCCATGTTTATCAAAGGAGGTAACTCCATATCCGACTTAACTGTTGCCCCCTTTTTGAGCGAGGGGATCGAAAACTCGACATAAGCTCTACATAGGCTTTCACAGTCTTGCTAAATGCCGACCAAGTTTGCTAATATAGGACACTGTGCTGGTGTAGCTCAGTGGTAGAGCAGCTGATTTGTAATCAGCCGGTCGCAGGTTCAAATCCCGTCACCAGCTTTTTTTCCTGCCCCTTGCTAGAAAAGTATTTTAGCCCCTAGTAAGCGCGCTCGTCAGAGTTAGGGGCGCATACTATGCTCGTGACGCGCTCTCGACACCAGCGACTTAAATCGGACACAACCGTACAAAAAACATCACGATCGGTCAAGATTTTAGTAAAGAATTTAGTAAAGATGGTAGCCTCAAAAAAGCAAAAACAGAGCGACATCGAGATCGTTAACCAAAAACTTAAAGCTGCTGGAGTGCGGTTGCGAGTGGTGGTTCTTAACCACAAACTTTACTTACGTGGCACTTTACCACCCCGTCCCGGCTCAACTGACAATCAACCGAAGCAGACTTACCTGGCTTTAGGGTTAGATGCTACTCCTTACGGTTATAAGATGTCTCAGAGTAAAGCTCTGGAAATCTGGGCTGCTCTCGGTCAAAATCGATTCTCTTGGAATGACTACATTGATACAACCGATCGGGAAACTGTGGGAGCGTGGATCGATCGCTACAAAAAACACTGGCTCAAAATCAAGGGCGATACTCCAGAAAATCACCGTAAATGGCATCGGCAAGAGTGGTTGTGTGGCTTGAGATGGTTACCTAGTAAGCAGGATTTGACTGCTGAGTTACTAGAGGCAACAGTTCAGCTTAAACCTCCTGATACCCGTGCGCGGCAGCGCATTGTGCAAATTTTGACTCAGTTTGCTAAATTTGCCAATCTTCAGGTCGATCTAACACTTTATCAAGGTAACTATAAGCCAAAATCTCGCGATGTCCCTAGCGATGAAGAAATAGCTGCTATGAGAGCTACTATCAAAAATCCACAGTGGCAATTAATTTATACCCGTATGGCAGTCTACGGTTTGCGCGATCATGAAGCCTGGCTGTGCGAAATTGACGATCGTTCACCATATGCTTGTCGAGTGCTGGATGGTAAAACAGGACCTAGAGATGGTGTACTGCCACTGTATCCCGAATGGGCAATTGCCTGGCAGCCTTGGGTAGGAGAATTACCACGGGTGACCTGTCACAGTGATTTCTCGATTTATGGCGATCGCACTTCTAAAGCCTTTCGCCGCGCCCAAATTCCTTTTGCTCCCTACAACCTTCGCCATGCTTGGAATATTCGCGGCACTGTGGTCTTTGAAATTCCTATCCCTGTGATGGCGCAGATGGCAGGACATTCTCCAGAGGTGCATCTACGCGCTTACCAAAAGTGGATCTCAAAGAAACAGTCTCTCCAAGCATATAACAAAGCTATTATCGCTACCGATCGTCCTAACGCTCCTATCTAACCAACTCTCTAAATACGGCGTCGATATTAATTGCTGCCAGTTTACTACCAATTTGAATGTAGTGCAGACCATTACCATTTGGCTTTTAATACGCTACAGTTGAAGAAAAGAGACATTTAAATCTGTGAGTCATGTCTGGGAGAGTCAAGCTCAAGATTAACGAGTCGGCAGAAACGCTCCTCACTCTTTTAAAGCAGCAAAAAAGTGCAAGTGGGAAGGAAAGAGTACAAGCACTGTATTTGCTCAAGACTAAGCAAGTGGAAACGGTGCAACATTTAGCAGTGGTATTGGGACGGAATCGAGTCACAGTACAAAGGTGGTTAAGTCAATATCGCCGTGGTGGGTTGAATCAGCTATTAGAAGTAGGCAAAAGTACGGGAAGAACACCATTAATTCCAGCAGAGGCGGTAGAACGTTTAAAACAAGAACTGAGTGAGCCAGAAGGGTTTTCCAGTTATCAGGAGGTCAAGCTATGGTTAGCAGCAGAGCTAGGGATACGCGTGAAGTATGACGTGGTACATAATCTAGTTCATGACAAGCTAAAAGCTGACTTGAAAGTAGCAAGATCAAAAAGTAGCGAGCAAGAGCCAAAGGCAGTAGAAAACTTTAAAAAAGAACTGCCTCAAAAGATAACAAGTGTAATCAAGGAGGTACAAAAGCAATCAAAAAAGTTTAAGAGAGTGCGGTACTGGTGTGAAGATGAAACTAGGCTGGGATTGAGGACAATTCAGAGACGGAGATTGACATTAAGAGGAGTCAAACCTGTAGGAAGCTTTCAATTTAGGCGAGAAAAATAGTATGTGTATGGTGTTGTAGAGCCTCAAAGTGGAGAAAACTTTTTTCGGGAAATTTCCCATTTAGACACCCAGTGCTTTCAGGAATTTCTAAATGATTTTAGGCGAGCTTATCCTGAAGATTTAGATATTATTCAGTTAGACAACGGCTCATTTCATCCTACCTCCAAACTCAAAGTTCCCGAAAATATCATCCTTCTGTTTCAGCCAGCCCACTGTCCAGAGCTTAATCCCATAGAAAGGCTTTGGGAACAGCTCAAAGGTTTTTTAGGTTGGGAGGTTATTGATAATTTAGATGCGCTCAAAATTAAAGTTAGACAGATTCTCACCTCGTTTAGTGAAAAAACTATTAAAGATTTGACTGGATGGAAGTATATTCTCAGGTCTTTAGAAGTCGCAAATATTTAACCAAATGGTAGAGATGTGGAGCTATGTCAGTAGCAAGAAGAACCCGCGTTGGCTGTGGCACGCAATCGATCGTAGAACTGGTCAAGTTTTAGCATATGTGTTTGGTCGTCGAAAAGACGAAGTGTTTCTCCAACTGAAAAAGTTACTCCTTCCGTTTGGGATTAAGCGTTACTGCACGGATGGTTGGGGAGCATATGAACGGCATTTACCAGTAGAAGACCACGCAGTAGGTAAACGGAAAACGCAGAGAATTGAGCGGAAACATCTAAGATTAAGAACAAGAATCAAGAGGTTAGTGCGTAAGACTATTTGTTTTTCCAAGACAGAAGAGATGCACGATTTGGTGATTGGACTATTTATTAACCGCTATGAATTTGGCATATCAGTTTGAGAGACAAACACCAGATCTAGAACAGCACCAGTGTGGTATTGAGACTGTGGCAATGGAATCAACTGGTGTGTACTGGATTCCTTTGTTTCAAATTTTGGAAACTCGCAGTTTTGAAGTCAAACTGGTGAATGCTCATCATGTGAAGACTCTTCCCGGTCGCAAAAGTGATGTTTTAGATTGTCAGTGGTTGCAACAGTTACACAGCTATGGATTATTGTCAGGTTCTTTCCGTCCCGAAGACGAGGTTTGCGTGTTGCGTAGTTATATTCGGTAACGGGATGGATTGATTAGGAGTGCCAGTGTCCATATTCAACGGATGCAAAAGGCTCTAACCCAGATGAATGTGCAACTACATCAAGTAGTCAGTGATATTACAGGCACTACGGGCATGGCAATTCTACGAGCGATTGTTGCTGGGGAGCGTGATCCACAACTACTTGCAGCCAAAAAACATCACCGTGTCAAACGCACTGAAGCGGAAATTGCAGCAGCGTTAAATGGCGATTACCGCATAGAGCATTTGTTTGTACTGCAACAAGAACTACAACTCTATGATGTTTACCAGACACAAATTGCTGCTTGCGACCAACAAGTACACAAGTATTTAAAGCAATTTGCGGACAAAGTGGACATTACCGAATCTCCCCTTAAACAACCCAAGCACATTCGCCACAAGCCTCAAGGCAATGAACCTGCCTTTGATCTACGCAGCCATCTCTACCGCATGAGTGGCGTGGACTTTACTGCTATTGATGGTCTTGGTGTTTTGACTGTACAAATTATCCTCTCGGAAGTCGGTTTAGAGCCAAGTCGCTTTCCCACCGTCAAACATTTCACTTCTTGGCTAGGGCTTTGTCCTGGCAGTAACATCACTGGTGGCAAAGTCAAAAGTTCTCGCACTCGCCCTGTTGTTAACCGGGCTGCCAACGCCTTTCGCATGGCGGCACAAACCGCAGGCAAGAGCCATTCTGCTCTTGGTGCCTTTTACCGTCGTCTACGTTCTCGCCTTG from Chroococcidiopsis sp. SAG 2025 harbors:
- a CDS encoding glycosyltransferase gives rise to the protein MLSNNTDCSLTEDKKSSNAIDPLPPDVARPIWSVMIPIYNRTTYLEQAIASVIEQTREYAAERIQIELIDNCSTNPEIEFLIQRLAKQHRISVYRQPQTVSMVENLNTCIRRAHGHLIHILHDDDIVLPGFYQSLEAAFTQEPSIGAAYCRHGHIDENNRQQNYLSSLERSTSGIIHNFLKRIAVYSLVDPPAMVVKRSVYEHLGGFRPELYGACDHEMWRRIAAHYPIWFEPQVLACFRVHSRSQTSAFVRTGKNIVNMRQSIETTRSYLPKSTAERIAKRAMEECALYALRNAFRVLSRGDLTATKAQIREALKCSYSLKVIAALFLVPFLAVASSLKRYLERNRE
- the lexA gene encoding transcriptional repressor LexA; translated protein: MEPLTVAQQELYDWLAEYVRQYQHSPSIRQMMQAMNLKSPAPVQSRLEHLRAKGYIEWTEGKARTIRILQSHSPQQSIPVLGAIAAGGLVEPFTDAVEHLDFEKLFLPPATFALRVIGDSMIEDLITEGDLAIMRPVASPEQVKNGTIVAARVDGHGTTLKRFYLRGDRVTLKPANPKYKPIEIAAKQVQLQGVLLGVWRGYN
- the argF gene encoding ornithine carbamoyltransferase codes for the protein MAELKGRDLLSLADLTSEEVTALLQLAAQLKSGQLKPQCNKVLGLLFYKASTRTRVSFTVAMYQLGGQVIDLNTTTTQVSRGEPVEDTARVLDRYLDILSIRTFEQQQLETFAHYAKIPVINALTDREHPCQILADLLTVEECFGNLKGLTLTYVGDGNNVAHSLLLGCALVGMNVRIATPADFKPLTEVVEQAKAIALPETEITVTEDPEAAAKGAHVIYTDVWASMGQESEANSRIPIFQPYQVNEQLLSLADPEAIVLHCLPAHRGEEITTDVIEGSHSKVWDQAENRMHAQKALLASLLGI
- a CDS encoding helix-turn-helix domain-containing protein, encoding MSGRVKLKINESAETLLTLLKQQKSASGKERVQALYLLKTKQVETVQHLAVVLGRNRVTVQRWLSQYRRGGLNQLLEVGKSTGRTPLIPAEAVERLKQELSEPEGFSSYQEVKLWLAAELGIRVKYDVVHNLVHDKLKADLKVARSKSSEQEPKAVENFKKELPQKITSVIKEVQKQSKKFKRVRYWCEDETRLGLRTIQRRRLTLRGVKPVGSFQFRREK
- a CDS encoding transposase — protein: MYGVVEPQSGENFFREISHLDTQCFQEFLNDFRRAYPEDLDIIQLDNGSFHPTSKLKVPENIILLFQPAHCPELNPIERLWEQLKGFLGWEVIDNLDALKIKVRQILTSFSEKTIKDLTGWKYILRSLEVANI
- a CDS encoding IS1 family transposase, producing MVEMWSYVSSKKNPRWLWHAIDRRTGQVLAYVFGRRKDEVFLQLKKLLLPFGIKRYCTDGWGAYERHLPVEDHAVGKRKTQRIERKHLRLRTRIKRLVRKTICFSKTEEMHDLVIGLFINRYEFGISV